Genomic segment of Malus domestica chromosome 15, GDT2T_hap1:
TCATTTTGtaacataattgaaaaccttatatttctaaaatataaacctatgcaaatatgtgtgattTTATAGGTTTTGTATCTAAAGGTCTAACGAAGTGACGCTTTTGTCCACAAAAGAGAGTCACATGGTGTATTTGTGATAAAAGTTAACGTTAATTTGAATGAAatctatgaaaaactaacgcTAAGGGGGAAATCGGCCaataaaaattagtttaagttcttaatttttcaattaaaaagttcatGATGAAAATCGAAAGTTAAGTGATAGTTCAGAAGGCAAATTGTCAGTTTAGCCTTTTTCTCTTTGAGGGAAAATTGTACCAAAGTGAAAAATGTCCTGGGTCGCATGTGCAAATTGGCCTAATATTGGGGGGGTCCTGGGTTAATGATCGGTTAAGGTCCACTTGGACGGCGTCGATCGTGCCACGTAATCTATGGCCCACCAAATCAACAACCTAATATTTTGCGTAGAAAATAAACGGGGAAAAAGCCAAAGAAACTCTGTTAAGTCGTCGTCGCGTCTTTACGCTGTTCCAGCAAACATGGCCTCCTCCAAGAGCGAGTACGTATTCTACGCGCCGATCCCGTCTGGCCCCTACAACCCCCAACCTCAGCAAAACGTCGTCGTCGTTCTAACTCATTACCGCCCCACTCCCGACTACTGCTGCCGACGCTCTCTCCGCCTCTACATCTCAATCACcacctccctcctcctcctctccgcCGCCGCcttcttcctctacccctccgACCCCACCGTCCAACTCGCCCGAATTAGCCTCAACCACGTCCGAATCAACGCGGCCCCCAAGCCCACTCTCgacctctccttctctctcaccATCAGAGTTCGAAATCGCGACTTCTTCTCTCTGAATTACGACTCGCTCAAAGTTACGGTGGGGTACCGCGCGAGGGAGCTAGGGTTTGTGAGCTCCGACGGAGGGCGCGTGAGGGCCAGAGCATCGTCGTACGTGAACGCCACGCTCGTGATCGACGGGCTCGAGGTCCTCCACGACGTGTTCTACTTGCTTGAAGATTTCGCCAAGGGGGTAATTCCCTTTGATACTGATACGGAGGTGGATGGAAGTTTGGGGCTTTTGTTCTTCAAGATTCCGATCAAGGTAAACTTGCTCTTGATGCAATGTAGAGTCTTTTACTTCGAATTGATTCAATGTAGAAGCTTTTCTCTGGAATTGGTTCTGTCTGATATTTGTTTGAACATTGAGAGGaagagattaaattttttattagaaTCTGTATCTATTTGGGAAATTTTTAACGAAAGTTGCAAACACTCCGTTTATGTAGTCTTCGAATTTTCGTATTTATAAGAAATTCTGAGTTTTGCTATCAGAGAGTTGGGAAATTGTGTAAGAAGTGTTATAACTAGTTCACATAATGTGCCTGTTTTcacttctcatttggttgactGATTTCGCCTTTACTGTTCTTGAGGTTCGTAAAGTTTTCTTCTTTATGTAATTTAGTAGTTCATAGGATCAACTTTGCAAGAGCAGGTTGAGACATCCAGcattgttgaaatttgatttacttCTAGTTTGGTCAATCATTTAGGAAATGAGTTGAGAGGAAACGTGCCGATAAGTTCTTGTATATGCACTCATGATTGGTGCAGAGGGCTACTTGTTTACCCCCAAATTATTTTGtgttggaaaagaaagaggaaCAATTGTGTGTACTTGTCATTGATGCATAGTATGTGATATAGTGCTGCTGCTAGTAGAAATAAGATTCTGATCCAAACCGTAGAGTTACAGGAAGCCGAGATTTGGTAGATGAAAGAACGGTACAAACAAATAGGCACATAAGGATAGAGTGACTGTTGCTATCTGCTATCAGATTTATCACTTTAGAAAAGATACATGTGAAATCCTGCAATTGAATAAGGGTGCGATGGTTGAGGTGGACGTTGATTATGTTGTGCTTCACTTCACATTTAACCACTCTATCGTGcatgttagattagatgttaaatCTTTCATTCTAATATTCTAATTGTGATCTTTAATGGTAATCAGGCAAGAGCATCATGTGAAGTATATGTAGGTACAACCAATCAAACAGTTGTTCGTGAAGACTGCTACTCTAAGGTGAGGattttcgttgctttctttaaCTAATCTCAAACTCTGCAAAAATCTCTATAGTCCATGCGACATATTCATTTCCTATTCTCACGTCAATTTTGTATATTCGGAAGCTCCATCCTCCTGTGCTATAGTTAGTCCTGACAGATTGATCAAATTCATTCTTCTTGCTCTGTAACCACAAATAGGAAAGTTCTATTCACACACCCATTTATATCTCCCATAGACCCTTGTTAAGTTTTGGCCATTGATATTCTTCAGTTCATATGattcgacggccgaaaattaaggggtgtgtgaagtaaaaatggatgtgtggatagcactaccCCCACAAATATTGTCTTAATTTCTTGGCGAGGTTTATCCTTTGGCTCTACCCAATTTGTTTAGAGGCTTAGTTCATCTAGAAGCCGGGTTTACACCAGTTCCTCATAATAATGTGTCGTTTCATTTGGTCTTGAGGTTCACCCTCCTTATCAACAAAGAATCGGTGATCCGTTGACATGAATTTGCTTTCTTTGGGAAAGAGTCCTCTTACATTTTGTGCCAAATTCCTCGTGCATCTTTAGAAAATAGTGAAATTAAATTCAATCAACTCAACGATAGAGTTGTGCCGTCTGGTGGCTAAAGTTGCTTTATACTATTTAACGAAAGAAGTTTTCAAATATTAGCGTCTGTGGATGTGTCCTTGACCTGCATATGAGAATTTTACCTGCAAGAATTTTCTGATATACTGCTGATTCTTGCAGTATATCCTCTAATTTGGATGTCATAATAGCCATGATTAACTACCTTATTTGATTCTTGCAGTGAAATCAATGGAGTTTTACTGCTGTATAACCTCTAATTTGGATGCTAAAGTCGAAGATCGAGTTCGAATTGATCACAGACAGCATGTAGAATGTGAAAAGGGTGTGCTTGATTATGCAATCAACGAAGCTTGAATAGCAAAAGAAAATCATTAGATGAAAATCCCAGTGGGGAAGGCTTTTACTTGTTTCACTATACTCTGTAAAATTTGGTTCCTCAGTCAACTTCGCAGTCGAGACGTGTCAATTTCAACAAAGGATCCAACGTCGGTGGATGCTATGAAATCTCGAATTATCAATGTCATTTTCATAAGCACGCTGTGGAGTATGGACCAACAAATGCAATAATGTAGACCGTCAACGTTGGGGTAGAAATTGGTTTGAGGAAATTGATTTGGCGGCTAGAGTTTTCCTCTATGCACCCGAGTTTAAATTCTCgctatataaatttgttttgtcATCGATGGCAGGACAGTCTGGTAGAAATTATAacgcaccacaaagtagcacacaataatcctattaattttccttattaacactaagatttgtcaattgtagcatatgaaaataagggtctttcccgcagaagattgttttatccaaatacttaaaatgtcacaaaaacgggtggctgtctccactgaccagccaccaaacaataattattagactaacttatacttatccaaatgcaacgaaattttataCACCTAAACTAGACACACCAAGCTATGCTCACACAAATTTTCGGGATTTTTGGAATTGATTtactatttaaattaaatcgtacaaaaacagtacagaaaccaattttaaataataccaatagattttaattcacaagttaagaaaatgagttaggggacatgctttccaccaccaaataatcatgcaagtatgttatgtttcattcaaatttacgatcatattcggggcttcaaaacagcccctaactactaaaaattagttacacattattctcaaattaaaccaaaagtaaaacataagtttggaaagatttaaccgagaaaGATAGAGTGGAGCTTTGATCTCTGCCGTGCTTCTGTGCTTCTGTTTGTTTCTTGCCTTCCGCCCAGTTGACCTGGCCTCTGTCTCTTCACTGCTCACTGACCTGCCTCTCTCCTCTCGCCTTCTCTTCTTTCCAGTCACGTCAGCCCAGCTGACTTCTCTGCGCCACTCTCGAGCTGCCCAATGGCAGCTCCCCCCTCTCCCGctgcttctctttcttcttatccCCCCTTTCAGTCCTCTCTCTTCCTgtttattcttctttctctaaGCCCCCAAATCCTGTCCGCACTCTGACCTCCTCCTTTTCTGCACGttgcttcttcttttcttttctgtcaGTCTGTCCCGCCAGTGCACTCTCTATCCTGTCTCCATCTTGCTGCCTTATGATTCTTTTTCTATATCTATTTTTCTTCGCCGCACATGCTCTCTCACTCCCGTGTCTATATCCGCGCTGTCTCTTTTATTTTATGCTTTTCTTTCCCTGCCATTAACTCTCTGTCCCGCTTCGTTTCTTCGCCAGCCAGTTCGAGTCCCAtctcttttctgtttttattcCTTCTGCAGTCCACGTTTTTCCACTCCCTCTTCTTTATTTCTTTGCAGTttatattcttttctttctatttgtCTCCCATCTCTCTGCGCActtcttttgttttccttttctgcttGCTGTGCTGTTTTCTGCTTTTCTCGCTGGTTTTTGTATTGCTGTCATgcactccttctttcttccACTAGTCCATGTCCTCCCacttattcttttatttattattcttcTCACTGCTCTTTTGCTTTCACGTTTTCTGCCTTctgatttcttttctttctgccaTCCCCGTCAGTTTCTCCACCTCCTACAGCCATTTAAATTCACAATTAGTGCTCCACTTGCTccactttaatgaaaacaatgctaaaacaaaaataactgtatattaacacaaggtaaggtaaaatgccacaattttaacacaaaaacatcacaaagactttagaaatggatggtataaatgcatgaaatatatgaattatcaaatacccccaaacttacatttttgctagtcctcgagcaaaacaaagaaaacatgaaaaaggaataacatgaaaaacattagttttcccctatgtgaccctcatagaattttattcaagaaaacaaatcatcaagaaccatagctagcatcaaggaactaacccaagttcatcttccttattcaaatattagcagtaatctttgaatcatccttgaagtgtagtgtgtgagatagccatgctaattcaatttcaaaatttttatatttttaaaatcatcatatgcaaactagcaaccttctcacgggatatacactcaatcacacatgtgtttagtttaaatgggtttcgctcaaagaatcaaatgtgaaatttctaccataagcttgcataaagatctcatctccacaatcgtaattgcaaaacttaaatcaagaggacttttattggatgtaatgaggtttagggagagggtttttgaaatgaaagaataggcaaacacaagttccaagctacattgcaagcaattcttttgtttagatttataagaactcaagctctccagcaattcttctagcacctccaaccacacccttaaactgaaaaatgaacaacttttttatttcatttgtatacaatctttctttttctttttttttttcttttttctttttaaatacaaacatgaaatacccccacacttattcttttgccaaacaccttcaaagtacttcacaaacatttctcataagacattctcacattgctcactagcttgcttggaaagggtaaggaaaaaaaaagtttcaggcataagggtagacatatctggtgataagaaataaaaggctcaacatacacggctcaaattggcaatctaatgatatcatttttctttgggaaacatggttatttgggccatagtggtaaacctaatgcctctatcatttccaagttcatgcaatcaatgacaaacatttcgaaagatcgttacgcaagttctagagatgtatctcacataagttcatcacacatgaaagaataggagtgtatgaaaaatgcacacactttcaatcggctcaaaaacttacataggatgtatatggtcactaaattcacatatgaagctttaagtcatactttagtttcacattaacaaggctatgtgcatttggtttttcaaagatggtcaaacatgtacaaaactaacaagagaattaggaatttcacaaaacacatgttaactaagttcttgatgatcatggttcaaatttgatccaattatatcattgggtcaggaaactaacaaaaatctaatttaaaacaataagggaaacaagacaatatttttggatttttaaattttccgattttttaaaaaattttttttatttttttaaaagaaaacaaaactaattaagaaaacaaaaagcaacaacatggaaacaaatgaaacttgttcgtagttgaaggtacaaaaaatttcaatttggtcattttttatactctttacccccaaacttaaactggacattgtccccaatgtcagaaaacactataatgcaaataaaaataaaataaataataagaaacaaaataaaacaagtggactgaaaacttccctaatttgcagtaaaatcaagcgatgacccccaagctaaaattctgcaatcaacttcaagggtggaaataaccaaaagttcctgcaaagaaaagaaataattcagttaagtgacacaagaaaatataaaaaaaattgcaaacgaaaaattgaaaatcacaataaaagacaatgaatagaactaataagtggtcattggtcgtgcttgttgactttccacagctttcctcttgaacggggtgacacttagctttttacttgcaagtgatgatttgatgatattgtacggcgaagctttgctctttggtgatgttgcagttccctatttgttctccaagcagatgtggcagcttctctagttcttcagctcggactccttccgctgggatgattgtacaagctgcattcttctctgcttgtttcttctgtacgttgtctccacatgctgttagtatcattttcgcttgccttatctgttcttcaggtagatgtggcagcttctttggaagtacatcagcagtggaagacgagtactcgagagcaatttctccatgtcctgcaggttagaacaaagacaaggaaaaggacatggagaatgcatgatatgagatactcttgctttcaacctttatgatatgaaatacttttgctttgaatgggttgttcgcaggagtatcccaaggaatgaggaacacagaataacttaggaggattctttgggaatgcattctcggagatgaagaagtgctgagagggtgtgcctttgctgtggaaggcgaaggtaaatacttataggacttttcttcacaaccggaactattctctcactcattgtcggcagccggtggatggatgaatagtacaaattacgcgctttctgacaaagctgcccgtaatttccgcaaagctgcaagttgcatgtgacgagtgacgacacgtctggacaaattgatcttttgaaatccggggttcggctcgtggtttctgagcaagcccagcctttaagaaatgaaacgcctcttttgagaaaagaatccggcttttgagaaaggaaactcctcttttgagaaaagaatcaggcttttgagaacggagccccgactcttcgatttgcgagaggacgcctcttttatttctgaggagcgcctctttgatttcttctttttatagaggcgttaattttgttccacaacacacttgagctccctcctgtaaacactccctcttGCACtcccaaaatcttaatcagtccgactctcttctttcttcaccacctctgaaaaatgtctggcccttccgatcgtcgttttgacttgaacattggtgaagaggcagctccgccttcaccagacaacatatggcgcccatccttcatatccccaacCGGTCccctcaccgttggggattcggtgatgaaaaatgacatgaccgctgcggtggtggcccggaaccttgtcaccccaagagataacagactgctcgctagacggtctgatgaattggcggttaaggagtctctggctcttagcgtgcagtgtgcgggttctgtgtccaacatggcccaacgcctatttgctcgaacccgtcacgttgaatcgttggtggctgaaatacagagtctcaaagatgaggttagaggactcaagcatgaaaataaacaattgcacaagcttgcacacaattatgccacaaacatgaagaggaaaattgaccagctgcaggaaaatgatggtcaaattttacttgatcaccggaggtttgtgggcttgttccaaccgcatctgccttcgtcctctggggctatacctcgtagtgaagctccaaatgatcaacctctgatgcctcctccttctgtggccccgccgactgctgaagttcctcctaagcagcctatgtgaagactccctcatgtatttatctgcttaatgttcctttttttttttatgaatgtacaaGTACTTTGCAAGAAGTTGTGGTAGAGATTGCAACATCATTACCTgcataacggaacaaaagtaggacttaaacacacaaaccagaaaacaagagaaaaacagaacaagaacatttaaaattattcaaaataaagatgaaagataaaaagcttgggttgcctcccaagaagcgctttctttaacgtcttgcagccggacgatgcctccAGTAATCATCCAAAGGGAACTGGTTCTTGGAGAGGTACAACCTCCACATCATGCTCGGCAAAAGGCTCGTAATATGGCTTGAGTctatgcccattcactttgaacacGTTTACGGTCTTCGTACTTCGGATTtccactgcaccatgaggaaaaatattAGTTACAACAAATGGACCAACCCATCGAGAACGAAGCTTACCTGGAAATAATCGAAGGCGAGAATTAAATAGAAGAACTTTCTGTCCAATGACAAAGTTCTTCCTTAAGATCATCttatcatgaaatgcctttgatttctccttgtatATTCGACTTGACTCGTACGCATCATTCCGGATTTCGTCTAACTCATTTAATTGAAGCTTCCTTTGCTTACCGGCAACACTCATGTCCATGTTGTAGGCTTTGATCGCCCAATAAGCTTTGTGCTCTAACTCTACTGGAAGacggcatggtttcccataaattaaccgaaatggggacattccaatagGAGTCTTATAGGCAGtcctataagcccacaatgcatcgttcaagcgcatgctccaatccttcctactAGGACTCAcagttttctccaaaatttgcttCACCTCACGATTTGATACTTCTGCTTGACCGCTAGTTTgcggatgataaggtgtagacaccttatgtgtgacattgtacttcctaagcaacgcttcaaatgttcgattgcaaaaatgactccctccaTCGCTAATGATTGCTCTAGGTATTCCAAATCTTGCAAAGATGTTACTCttaataaaatctgaaacaacttttgaatcattagttttggtggcttttgcttccacccatttagaaacataatccacagccaataaaatgtaaagtaaaccatttgaagatggaaaaggtcccatgaaatcaatgccccacacatcaaagatctcaacaaccaaaataggggtttgtggcatttgatttcttgggcccaagttacctgttcgttgacaacgatcacatgttgcACAAAACTCATACGCATCCTTAAACAGActcggccaataaaatccactctctaacaccttaagtgctgtcctctttgctccaaaatggccaccacatgcataagaaTGACAAAAAGTTAGAATAGATTTAAACTCAGATTCGGGGACACACCTTCTAATTAATTGATCagtgcaatatttccacaaataaggatcatcccactCATAGTATTTGGCGGTTTTGACAAGCTTATCTTTCTGAGCACGTGTAAAATCATCCGGAATCTTTTTGATGACcttgtaattgataatatctgcataccaagggtcagtaatctttaatgaaaacaattgCTCATCCGGAAAACTCTCACTTAAAGGGATGAGATCTTCCTCTGTGTTTGAATGCACAAGTCGGCTAAGATGATCTGCtacaacattctcactccctttCTTATCCTTGATCTCtaagtcaaactcttgaagtagaagtATCCATCGAATGAGTCGCGGTTTTGCATCCTTTTTTGTGAGTAGATACTTtaatgctgcatggtcagaaaaCACAATAATTTTAGTCCCAATCAGATAAGATCGAAATTTTTCTAAAGCGAATACAACAGCTAAAAACTCCTTCTCTGTTGTTGAATAATTCAACTGGGCATCATTAAGTGTCCGGGATGCATAATAAATGACATGAGGCACTTTGTTGACACGTTGCCCTAGAACTGCTCCGACTGCATAGTCTgaagcatcgcacatcaactcaaaaggtaaactccaatctggtggcatgatcaCAGGAGCTGTGGATAACAACTCCTTAAGCTTGTTGAATGCTACCACACACTCTTTATTCATATCAAATGATACATCCTTTTGAAGCAAACGACACAACGGTCTAGAAATCTTTGAGAAGTCCTTCATAAACCTGCGGTAAAAACCTGCATGTcccagaaaagaacgaacctccctgACAGTAGTAGGGAGAGGTAAAGAACTAACAAGTTCTGCTTTTGActtatccacttcaattcccttttcagatatgatatgccctagaactaatccatgagaaaccatgaaatgacatttttcccaatttaagaCCAGATTAGTATCTTGGCAACGTTTTAAAACTAGGGACAAATTATGTAGACAGgtatcaaaagaatcaccataaacagaaaaatcatccatgaacacttcaattattttctcaatcatatcagaaaagatactcaccatacacctttg
This window contains:
- the LOC103400563 gene encoding uncharacterized protein, which produces MASSKSEYVFYAPIPSGPYNPQPQQNVVVVLTHYRPTPDYCCRRSLRLYISITTSLLLLSAAAFFLYPSDPTVQLARISLNHVRINAAPKPTLDLSFSLTIRVRNRDFFSLNYDSLKVTVGYRARELGFVSSDGGRVRARASSYVNATLVIDGLEVLHDVFYLLEDFAKGVIPFDTDTEVDGSLGLLFFKIPIKARASCEVYVGTTNQTVVREDCYSK